In a single window of the Bos javanicus breed banteng chromosome 16, ARS-OSU_banteng_1.0, whole genome shotgun sequence genome:
- the DDI2 gene encoding protein DDI1 homolog 2 isoform X3 produces the protein MSSLPTSDGFNHQAHPPGLSPEIGNPPSLAHSVSASVSPIQPSDPDSIEPKAVKALKASAELQITSEQKEHLPPQDLSDCAPSADSAPANQSPAMPLQNSLEEAIVADHVEKSAERSTQGLKSHLHTRQEASLSVTTTGMQEPQRLTGEKVWHPEYQDPSQVSGLQQHEEPRNEHEVIQQSASHDQDHPCHTGDLELLGERQQSSAGLEAAMKGDRLQQNVDLPGTGKDILPSGCLGCSNSETLMEVDIVEQSLVAVPNSGGQNTNVKNSGASDLILDNPLMEVETSKCNPSSEISSNSISTQDLQLLESNVEMSETSKECGDHPSSLISLCGSCQPSVESSEESCSSLTAALKELHELLVISSKPASENTSEEGICQSETVVEGQTGIKDLSERWTQNEHLTATQSEQCSQVSFHQAVSIAVKTEELTDTSADTGVEDGETVNLRGPGDGLLTDKEGVPKSKESVNKSSSVTVASAEASNQLHCTLGVEISPRLLADEEDTLNQTSEQTESSSPACILVKDLGQGTQNPVTDRPEAREHVCPEAAGPLLGLEPSTSHSSPSPSFLAPLIFPAADIDRILRAGFTLQEALGALHRVGGNADLALLVLLAKNIVVPT, from the coding sequence ATGTCATCATTACCAACTTCAGATGGATTTAACCATCAAGCCCATCCTCCAGGACTGAGTCCTGAGATTGGTAATCCTCCAAGTCTTGCTCACTCTGTCTCTGCTTCAGTCAGCCCTATCCAGCCCAGTGACCCAGACAGCATTGAACCTAAAGCTGTGAAGGCTTTGAAGGCTTCAGCTGAACTCCAGATAACCTCTGAGCAGAAAGAACATcttcctccacaggatctttctGATTGTGCTCCTTCAGCAGACAGTGCTCCAGCAAACCAGAGTCCAGCTATGCCTTTGCAGAATTCACTCGAAGAAGCCATTGTTGCAGATCATGTAGAGAAATCTGCTGAAAGAAGCACCCAGGGCCTCAAATCTCATCTCCACACAAGACAGGAAGCTAGTTTATCTGTCACAACGACTGGGATGCAAGAACCGCAGAGGCTTACGGGGGAGAAGGTCTGGCACCCAGAGTATCAGGACCCAAGTCAGGTGAGTGGCCTTCAGCAGCATGAAGAACCAAGGAATGAGCATGAGGTTATACAACAGAGTGCTTCACATGACCAAGACCATCCTTGTCACACAGGGGACCTTGAACTTCTTGGAGAAAGGCAACAAAGCAGTGCTGGTTTGGAAGCTGCAATGAAAGGAGACAGGCTGCAGCAGAACGTGGACCTTCCGGGTACAGGGAAAGATATTCTACCTTCAGGATGCCTTGGCTGCTCAAATTCAGAAACACTTATGGAAGTAGATATTGTCGAACAGTCCCTAGTTGCTGTGCCGAATTCAGGAGGTCAGAATACCAATGTCAAGAACAGTGGTGCATCTGATCTCATCTTAGATAATCCCTTGATGGAAGTAGAAACATCAAAATGTAacccttcctctgaaatttcgAGTAATTCCATTTCTACTCAGGATTTACAGCTTCTAGAAAGTAATGTTGAAATGTCTGAAACGAGTAAAGAATGTGGGGATCACCCTTCCTCTTTAATAAGTCTCTGTGGCAGTTGTCAGCCCTCTGTAGAGTCATCAGAGGAATCTTGCTCATCCTTAACGGCAGCCTTGAAGGAACTTCATGAACTTCTGGTCATTAGTAGTAAACCAGCTTCAGAAAACACATCTGAAGAAGGTATCTGTCAATCAGAGACAGTAGTTGAGGGCCAAACAGGTATTAAGGACCTTTCTGAAAGATGGACCCAAAATGAGCATCTTACAGCAACCCAGAGTGAACAGTGTTCACAGGTCTCCTTTCATCAGGCCGTATCTATAGCAGTGAAGACAGAAGAATTAACAGACACTTCAGCTGACACTGGAgtggaagatggagaaactgttaACTTGAGGGGTCCAGGTGATGGCCTGTTAACTGATAAGGAAGGTGTCCCCAAGTCCAAGGAGTCAGTAAACAAGAGTAGCTCTGTTACTGTAGCCTCAGCAGAAGCGTCTAATCAACTACATTGCACCTTAGGTGTAGAGATTTCACCCAGACTGTTAGCAGATGAGGAGGATACACTCAATCAGACTTCTGAGCAAACTGAGTCCTCATCACCCGCTTGCATCCTGGTTAAAGATTTGGGTCAGGGCACACAGAATCCAGTGACAGACAGGCCTGAGGCCAGGGAACATGTCTGTCCTGAAGCTGCAGGGCCACTTCTAGGACTTGAACCATCTACCAGCCATTCATCACCAAGTCCCTCCTTTCTTGCACCATTAATTTTTCCTGCTGCAGACATTGACCGGATTCTCCGTGCCGGCTTTACTTTGCAGGAAGCTCTTGGGGCTTTGCATCGAGTTGGTGGAAATGCAGACCTTGCACTTCTTGTCTTGCTAGCAAAGAACATTGTAGTTCCTACGTAA